The following are from one region of the Ruficoccus sp. ZRK36 genome:
- a CDS encoding sulfatase-like hydrolase/transferase, which translates to MTLFSKFCLIGCCLATLSLQATDRPNIIFFVSDDHDFDLMPTAAFETIPADVAPTIDRLSRSGATFQNAYLTTSVCTPSRYTMLTGRYPGSSYSSQYKKVLENNSQGSPEFNLGVEDDGQNLAALLSKSGYRTGFVGKLHCSDRQRYAEIYAETPDNEKPAIKIPNEPRTLDITPAQSEAMYRTEKILRRYVVEGIGFDWAKHVYYGNTKAHNPAWTLDAALEFIDENKDDKEPFFLYYATTLVHGPTDWANSAAHANFTGEGIVDTVPQAEGLEPFSTIQQRIGSKYDEEVIKSRKYEGLAWIDASVRVMIDKLEQDGLLDNTIFVYVADNGVSAKSTLYEGGTRASMFIYYPKSIKPSVVLSDVSSADIAPTLLEMAEATVSDSYRTDGKSLVETFNNPTAEIHPEGVYSEIGMARSVVKDGWKYIAVRMPTWKAALADPDDPLSSVYRIGYTTNSGLSLAMICRYPNYFDHDQLYNLKDDPHETHNLATDPEYAAKLDEMKALLTTHLEAVGTPFGEFIPGSDTMEPSWEANAQAVASVVELRKGGAGLKGDPSGAITKRPSTQTHANQKALGLEILSKQAE; encoded by the coding sequence ATGACGTTATTTTCCAAGTTCTGCCTTATCGGATGTTGCCTCGCTACTCTCAGCCTGCAGGCCACTGACCGCCCCAATATTATTTTCTTCGTTTCGGATGATCACGATTTCGACCTGATGCCGACCGCCGCATTTGAGACGATTCCGGCCGACGTCGCCCCGACCATTGACCGCCTGTCCCGCAGTGGTGCAACCTTTCAGAACGCCTACCTGACGACCTCAGTCTGCACGCCATCGAGATACACGATGCTGACGGGACGCTACCCTGGCTCATCCTACAGCAGCCAATACAAAAAGGTCTTGGAGAATAACAGTCAGGGCTCACCCGAGTTCAACCTCGGCGTCGAAGACGACGGGCAGAACCTCGCCGCCCTCCTATCGAAGAGCGGCTACCGTACAGGTTTTGTTGGCAAACTCCACTGCTCCGACCGGCAGCGCTACGCTGAGATATACGCGGAGACTCCTGACAACGAAAAGCCCGCGATCAAGATTCCCAACGAGCCGAGAACACTCGACATCACCCCGGCGCAGTCTGAGGCCATGTATCGAACGGAGAAAATCCTCAGACGCTATGTGGTGGAGGGGATTGGCTTCGACTGGGCGAAGCATGTCTACTACGGTAACACCAAGGCCCACAACCCGGCCTGGACCCTGGATGCCGCTCTGGAGTTCATCGACGAAAACAAGGATGATAAAGAGCCGTTTTTCCTCTACTACGCAACAACCCTCGTCCACGGACCAACCGACTGGGCAAACTCCGCAGCGCACGCGAACTTCACGGGAGAGGGAATCGTCGATACCGTCCCTCAGGCCGAAGGGCTTGAGCCATTCTCGACCATCCAGCAACGCATCGGCTCCAAGTACGATGAGGAAGTGATCAAGAGCAGAAAGTATGAGGGTCTGGCCTGGATCGATGCGAGCGTCAGGGTGATGATCGACAAACTTGAGCAGGACGGGCTCCTGGATAACACGATTTTCGTCTACGTCGCTGACAACGGAGTCTCGGCAAAATCCACGCTCTATGAAGGCGGTACGCGCGCCTCAATGTTCATCTACTACCCCAAGTCGATCAAGCCGTCGGTGGTGCTTTCAGATGTTTCGAGCGCGGACATCGCACCTACCCTGCTTGAGATGGCGGAGGCGACGGTATCGGACTCTTACCGGACAGACGGCAAGAGCCTGGTTGAAACTTTCAACAACCCCACGGCTGAAATCCACCCGGAAGGCGTATACTCCGAGATCGGTATGGCACGCTCCGTGGTCAAAGATGGCTGGAAATACATCGCCGTCAGAATGCCGACCTGGAAAGCCGCACTGGCAGATCCCGATGATCCGCTTTCATCCGTTTACAGAATCGGTTATACGACGAACAGTGGCCTCAGCCTGGCAATGATTTGCCGGTATCCGAATTATTTCGACCACGATCAGCTCTATAACCTGAAGGATGACCCGCATGAAACGCATAACCTGGCCACAGACCCGGAGTATGCGGCCAAGCTCGACGAGATGAAGGCACTCCTCACCACGCATCTGGAAGCTGTCGGCACGCCCTTCGGCGAGTTCATCCCGGGCTCGGACACGATGGAGCCATCCTGGGAAGCAAATGCCCAAGCAGTCGCGTCTGTGGTTGAGCTGCGTAAAGGGGGTGCTGGCCTGAAGGGCGACCCCAGTGGAGCTATCACGAAAAGACCGTCCACCCAAACCCACGCCAACCAAAAAGCACTCGGCCTGGAAATCCTGAGCAAACAAGCAGAATAG
- a CDS encoding PEP-CTERM sorting domain-containing protein: MRLPQRLSIRSIFAFSVGALALMGTCQAQLAWDTFDSYAADSAIGGQNGGSGWNNAWGSTVTANVTDSGISYSAGGISRGGGNALEVTTAGYTALSRNVFSEAQTGGQDYYASMIFQVNNGTSTSQSPIIGTASESAFFSWGASDSDGTATTNLTLGGVNGPTTIARVGDANRAASSGILNYYTTYFLVIRYGGWDETLGRYTTATTWLNASTTEGSGTMVEETFLGTGMGSSEIIGLKARTHFIGTDDNDTYVLFDDVVFGDSWASVTGAIPEPSTYAALGGLAVLGVVILRRRLKA, encoded by the coding sequence ATGAGATTGCCCCAACGTTTAAGTATTCGCTCTATTTTTGCCTTTTCCGTCGGCGCTCTTGCCCTGATGGGCACCTGCCAAGCCCAGCTGGCGTGGGACACCTTTGACAGCTATGCGGCTGACAGCGCCATCGGTGGCCAAAACGGTGGCTCCGGATGGAATAATGCCTGGGGCAGCACGGTCACGGCAAACGTGACCGACTCTGGCATCAGTTATAGCGCAGGCGGCATCAGCCGCGGTGGCGGCAACGCACTGGAGGTGACAACAGCCGGGTACACCGCTCTGAGCCGTAATGTTTTCTCCGAAGCTCAGACAGGTGGCCAGGACTACTACGCCAGCATGATCTTTCAGGTCAACAATGGCACATCGACGAGCCAAAGCCCCATTATTGGTACAGCTTCTGAGTCGGCATTTTTCAGCTGGGGTGCCAGCGACTCGGATGGCACTGCGACCACGAACCTCACACTCGGTGGCGTGAACGGCCCGACCACGATTGCGCGCGTCGGTGACGCCAACCGGGCAGCTAGTAGCGGCATCCTGAACTATTACACCACGTACTTCCTCGTCATCCGCTACGGCGGCTGGGATGAAACGCTCGGCCGCTACACGACTGCGACCACATGGCTAAACGCGTCAACGACTGAGGGTAGCGGTACCATGGTTGAGGAGACTTTCCTCGGCACAGGCATGGGGAGTAGCGAGATTATTGGCTTAAAAGCCCGCACTCACTTTATCGGGACAGATGACAATGACACCTATGTGTTGTTTGACGACGTGGTCTTCGGAGACAGCTGGGCAAGTGTGACGGGCGCGATCCCCGAGCCTTCGACCTATGCCGCGCTTGGCGGGCTGGCAGTCCTCGGTGTTGTGATCCTGCGCCGCCGGCTCAAGGCCTGA